One region of Leptidea sinapis chromosome 10, ilLepSina1.1, whole genome shotgun sequence genomic DNA includes:
- the LOC126966357 gene encoding ras-related protein Rap-2c: MREFKVVVLGSGGVGKSALTVQFVSGCFMEKYDPTIEDFYRKEIEVDNSPCVLEILDTAGTEQFASMRDLYIKNGQGFVVVYSLTNHQTFQDIKPMKELITRVKGSERVPILLVGNKADLEHQREVSQAEGSALAQMWGCPFVEASAKSRTNVNEMFAEIVREMNVSPEKEKKPYCCCTVL, from the coding sequence ATGCGCGAATTCAAAGTAGTTGTGCTGGGTTCGGGTGGGGTCGGTAAAAGTGCTCTAACAGTGCAGTTTGTGTCTGGatgttttatggaaaagtacGACCCCACTATTGAAGATTTCTACAGGAAAGAAATCGAAGTAGATAATTCTCCGTGTGTATTAGAAATATTGGATACAGCAGGCACAGAACAATTCGCATCGATGCGTGACCTGTATATAAAAAATGGCCAAGGTTTTGTAGTAGTATATTCTTTAACAAATCACCAAACATTTCAAGATATTAAACCCATGAAGGAATTGATTACCCGTGTGAAGGGTTCAGAACGAGTGCCTATATTGTTAGTTGGCAACAAGGCAGATTTAGAACATCAACGCGAAGTTTCGCAAGCCGAGGGTTCGGCTCTCGCTCAAATGTGGGGCTGCCCTTTCGTAGAGGCTTCGGCGAAAAGCCGTACAAATGTCAACGAAATGTTTGCGGAAATAGTGCGTGAAATGAACGTTAGCCCTGAAAAGGAAAAGAAACCTTATTGTTGTTGTACAGTGCTTTAA